The Gemmata palustris genome includes a region encoding these proteins:
- a CDS encoding M1 family aminopeptidase, which translates to MTWTNTTKTATNQLVFNFYPHFQVPAGESLLFAKTLELLRLQPSLGIDRDGKMGNVTSAHLLGANAALVPLNYSYDEKNTTALRFELPNAVQPGQSATIELVCDVRLPNKQGRWGHYEGVTFLTNAIPLLAVCDDGGWKPMPFVPWHQPWYNEAGVFRATITVPENEKVACSAVIKSEQKLPGNKKKVECEPFLGRDFAVLSSARYQEFISSTKLPDGREVKLRCLAFPEHEFYATEILKIVGEAITTFSQWFGAYPYSQFTVAESYFGWNGNECGGLIMVDERVFGMPHLARGYVEYLVSHETCHQWWYNMIGTNGFTEPYLDEGAAAYFTHRLVDTKRGKNNPLLAWPKGLEWLPNINRENYRNGSMYHAIRNGEMTPAAQELPQYKHLFGLFTGAYDRGSKVFAMIEDRLGEAAFLDFIRGVVKKYSWNILSSELLRAELEAYTGRDWGEFFQRWVFGKGLTDWSVERVRVEALGGPRSRTGYAVSVTVKQSREFTEPTLLEFTRGATTVRVPVGPFPETVKFEQHNATATPIGDNRWRVDLELPFEPEQVTVDPDGVLLDANPNNNRWKPSIKTHVTPLYTMLDETGLTADYNRWNFLAGPWVWGPAAQDPWYTRSTMLGLRAGGFRTERYATGAYTAIRSDYRDAIVGVDGKLLFEHREIGANWETRIGGPWGGLDGASGAQRGSIYARNIHKESASLYLPPMFYDEAFATYQDNFLPFARRPGGDRWDRLWMAGWHVRLNLYTPYWDPECGLWADAMAAGGQADFADGWKPMAQARAELAAVHTLPEWTGPFRVARIAGRVVGQFATPDRGQFFALGGGTLFRGFDLAERQGSALWVGNLEMRWPLARNVTWDALDHSVGARNVWLATFYDVGAVYANGRAVGGNVAHAVGAGLRVDVAVFSFIERATLRFDVGKSLNGGTPLQFWFGVQHSF; encoded by the coding sequence GTGACCTGGACGAACACGACCAAGACCGCAACGAATCAGCTCGTTTTCAACTTCTACCCGCACTTCCAGGTGCCTGCGGGCGAATCATTACTGTTCGCGAAGACGCTCGAGTTACTCCGGCTCCAACCGTCGCTCGGTATCGACCGCGACGGCAAAATGGGCAACGTCACCAGCGCTCACCTTTTGGGTGCTAATGCCGCACTGGTTCCACTGAACTACAGCTACGACGAGAAGAACACGACCGCGCTGCGGTTCGAGCTGCCGAACGCCGTTCAGCCGGGCCAGAGTGCGACGATCGAGTTGGTGTGCGACGTCCGGTTGCCCAATAAACAGGGGCGCTGGGGGCACTATGAGGGCGTCACGTTCCTCACGAACGCCATCCCGCTTCTCGCGGTGTGCGATGACGGCGGGTGGAAGCCGATGCCGTTCGTGCCGTGGCACCAGCCCTGGTACAACGAGGCCGGCGTCTTCCGCGCGACGATCACCGTGCCGGAGAACGAGAAGGTCGCGTGCTCGGCGGTCATCAAGTCGGAACAGAAGCTCCCCGGCAACAAGAAAAAAGTTGAGTGCGAGCCGTTCTTGGGGCGCGACTTCGCGGTCCTCTCGTCCGCGCGCTATCAGGAGTTCATCAGTTCCACGAAGCTCCCGGACGGCCGCGAGGTGAAGCTCCGCTGCCTCGCGTTCCCCGAGCACGAGTTCTACGCCACCGAGATCCTGAAGATCGTCGGCGAAGCGATCACGACCTTTTCGCAGTGGTTCGGCGCGTACCCGTACTCGCAGTTCACCGTTGCCGAGTCGTACTTCGGCTGGAACGGGAACGAGTGCGGCGGCCTCATTATGGTGGACGAGCGCGTCTTCGGGATGCCGCACCTCGCGCGGGGGTACGTCGAGTACCTCGTGTCGCACGAGACGTGCCACCAGTGGTGGTACAACATGATCGGCACGAACGGGTTCACGGAGCCGTACCTCGACGAGGGTGCGGCCGCGTACTTCACGCACCGCCTCGTCGACACCAAGCGCGGCAAGAACAACCCGCTCCTGGCGTGGCCGAAGGGTTTGGAGTGGCTGCCGAACATCAACCGCGAGAACTATCGCAACGGCAGCATGTACCACGCCATCCGCAACGGCGAAATGACGCCCGCGGCGCAAGAGCTCCCGCAGTACAAGCACCTGTTCGGGTTGTTCACGGGCGCCTACGACCGCGGGTCGAAGGTGTTCGCGATGATCGAGGACCGGCTCGGCGAAGCCGCGTTCCTCGACTTTATTCGCGGCGTGGTGAAAAAGTATTCGTGGAACATCCTCTCATCGGAACTGCTGCGTGCGGAACTCGAAGCGTATACGGGGCGCGATTGGGGCGAATTCTTCCAGCGCTGGGTGTTCGGTAAGGGGCTGACGGACTGGTCGGTCGAGCGCGTGCGGGTCGAGGCACTCGGCGGCCCGCGTTCGCGGACCGGGTACGCAGTTTCCGTCACCGTGAAGCAGAGCCGCGAGTTCACCGAACCGACGCTGCTCGAATTCACGCGCGGCGCCACCACGGTCCGCGTTCCGGTCGGTCCGTTCCCGGAAACCGTAAAGTTCGAGCAGCACAACGCGACCGCGACGCCGATCGGCGACAACCGCTGGCGCGTGGACCTCGAGTTGCCCTTTGAACCCGAGCAAGTGACGGTCGATCCCGACGGTGTTTTGCTCGACGCGAACCCCAACAACAACCGGTGGAAACCGTCGATCAAGACGCACGTCACGCCGCTGTACACGATGCTCGACGAGACCGGGTTGACGGCCGATTACAACCGCTGGAATTTCCTCGCCGGGCCGTGGGTGTGGGGGCCGGCCGCACAAGACCCGTGGTACACGCGCTCGACGATGCTCGGCCTACGGGCCGGCGGGTTCCGCACCGAGCGCTACGCGACGGGCGCGTACACCGCGATCCGCTCGGACTACCGCGACGCGATCGTGGGTGTCGACGGCAAGTTGCTGTTCGAGCACCGCGAGATCGGCGCGAACTGGGAAACGCGCATCGGCGGGCCGTGGGGCGGCCTGGACGGTGCGAGCGGTGCCCAGCGCGGATCGATCTACGCGCGGAACATTCACAAGGAATCGGCGAGCCTCTACCTCCCGCCGATGTTTTACGACGAGGCGTTCGCGACCTACCAGGACAACTTCCTGCCGTTCGCCCGCCGGCCCGGGGGCGATCGCTGGGACCGCCTGTGGATGGCCGGCTGGCACGTGCGATTGAACCTGTACACGCCGTACTGGGACCCCGAGTGCGGCCTCTGGGCCGATGCGATGGCGGCCGGCGGACAGGCCGATTTTGCGGACGGTTGGAAGCCGATGGCGCAGGCCCGCGCGGAGCTCGCCGCGGTCCACACGCTGCCGGAGTGGACCGGGCCGTTCCGGGTCGCGCGGATCGCGGGGCGCGTGGTGGGCCAGTTCGCGACCCCGGACCGCGGGCAGTTCTTCGCACTGGGCGGCGGCACGCTGTTCCGCGGGTTCGATCTCGCCGAGCGCCAGGGTAGTGCCCTGTGGGTCGGGAATTTGGAGATGCGCTGGCCGCTGGCGCGGAACGTGACCTGGGACGCGCTCGATCACAGTGTCGGCGCGCGAAACGTCTGGCTCGCCACCTTTTACGACGTCGGTGCGGTGTACGCTAACGGTCGGGCCGTCGGTGGAAACGTGGCCCACGCGGTCGGTGCGGGGCTCCGGGTCGACGTCGCGGTGTTCAGTTTCATCGAACGCGCGACGCTGCGCTTCGATGTGGGCAAGTCTCTCAACGGCGGAACGCCGCTGCAATTCTGGTTCGGCGTCCAACACTCGTTCTGA
- a CDS encoding Trm112 family protein, whose translation MDDAFLAQLRCPLDPQREATLSRDEQQLVCSGCTAHFPIKQGLPVLVPDEAELPAGMREVSQLPCHRRANRRKHAN comes from the coding sequence ATGGACGACGCATTCCTCGCACAACTTCGTTGCCCGCTCGATCCCCAGCGCGAAGCCACGCTCAGTCGCGACGAGCAACAGCTCGTTTGCTCGGGCTGTACGGCACATTTCCCTATTAAACAGGGCTTGCCCGTTCTCGTGCCTGATGAGGCCGAGTTGCCGGCCGGGATGCGCGAAGTGAGTCAGCTCCCGTGTCACAGGCGGGCGAACCGCCGGAAGCACGCCAACTGA
- a CDS encoding Sec-independent protein translocase subunit TatA/TatB, which translates to MSTTLFAMFGLGGPEILLLLVLGVLLFGRKLPDVGRSLGKTVVEVKKGLKGIEDEVSEPSAPRAAIEPEPIKAPTRVTPSSAPRFDDAPAPTSAPPKV; encoded by the coding sequence GTGTCCACAACTCTGTTTGCAATGTTCGGTCTAGGTGGTCCAGAAATCCTGCTCCTTCTAGTTCTCGGCGTCCTCCTGTTCGGGCGGAAACTGCCCGACGTCGGTCGCTCACTCGGCAAGACGGTCGTCGAGGTGAAAAAGGGGCTGAAGGGGATCGAAGACGAAGTCAGCGAACCGAGCGCCCCGCGCGCCGCGATTGAACCCGAACCGATCAAGGCCCCGACCCGGGTGACGCCGTCGAGCGCCCCGAGGTTCGACGATGCCCCCGCTCCGACCAGTGCCCCGCCCAAGGTTTGA
- a CDS encoding tyrosine-type recombinase/integrase has product MSNPRKPTPSYLFHKQTGRARAVWTDQTGTRRDKLLPGAYDSAESRTAFAKLQLEYEAAPAMTSVTARGITVAEVLLAYVGHAESHYRGPDGEPTDENRHIKTVVRFVRELYGAIPAAEFGPLALKAVRQKFVEQKWSRKSVNARVERVRRIFKWAVAEELIPPVIFQALTAVSGLQRGRSPARETESIKPVEDALVDAMLLHVNRHVRGLIEFQRLTGCRPGEACRIRRCDIDTNDSVWVYKPTAHKTAWKGKTRVIVIGPRAQALLREYFTSDTSDFLFSPVRAVAEFRADRAANRKTPKYPSHVKWNESRRIGTKRKRPPAARYNRRAYLTAVLRACDRASPPVGELARRANESVAKWWSRLTSEQRAAVKAWRRAHHWHPNQLRHTFATRVRKEHGLEAAQVLLGHAKADVTQVYAERNAALATAIAAQIG; this is encoded by the coding sequence GTGAGCAATCCGCGAAAACCCACCCCGTCCTACCTGTTCCACAAACAAACCGGTCGCGCTCGCGCCGTCTGGACCGACCAAACCGGCACCCGACGCGATAAACTCCTCCCCGGTGCCTACGACAGCGCCGAGTCCCGCACCGCGTTCGCCAAATTGCAACTGGAGTACGAAGCCGCCCCGGCCATGACTTCCGTTACCGCGAGGGGTATCACGGTGGCGGAAGTGCTCTTGGCTTACGTCGGACATGCCGAGAGCCACTACCGGGGGCCGGACGGCGAGCCGACCGACGAAAACCGGCACATAAAGACCGTTGTCCGGTTCGTGCGTGAGCTTTACGGCGCAATTCCCGCTGCGGAGTTCGGCCCACTGGCACTGAAAGCGGTTCGGCAAAAATTCGTCGAACAGAAGTGGTCCCGCAAGAGTGTCAACGCCCGGGTCGAGCGCGTGCGCCGGATCTTCAAGTGGGCCGTCGCCGAGGAGTTGATTCCCCCGGTTATTTTTCAAGCGCTCACCGCGGTTTCCGGGTTGCAACGCGGGCGCTCCCCGGCACGCGAGACCGAATCGATCAAACCGGTCGAGGACGCGCTCGTAGACGCGATGTTACTCCACGTCAATCGGCACGTCCGAGGGCTGATCGAGTTCCAGCGTTTGACCGGATGCCGGCCGGGTGAGGCGTGTCGGATCCGGCGCTGTGATATCGACACAAACGACTCTGTGTGGGTATACAAGCCCACGGCCCATAAAACGGCCTGGAAGGGCAAAACGCGCGTCATCGTGATCGGACCGAGGGCCCAGGCCCTTTTGCGCGAGTACTTCACGTCCGACACTTCTGATTTCCTGTTCTCGCCCGTCCGCGCGGTGGCAGAGTTCCGAGCGGACCGAGCCGCGAACCGGAAGACGCCGAAGTACCCCAGCCACGTGAAATGGAACGAGAGTCGGCGGATCGGGACCAAGCGGAAGCGTCCACCGGCCGCGCGCTACAACCGTCGGGCCTACCTGACAGCGGTCCTCCGTGCGTGCGACCGGGCATCCCCGCCCGTTGGTGAATTGGCCCGGCGCGCCAACGAGTCGGTCGCGAAGTGGTGGTCACGATTGACGAGCGAACAGCGGGCCGCAGTGAAGGCGTGGCGCCGGGCGCACCACTGGCACCCGAACCAGTTGCGCCACACGTTCGCCACGAGGGTGCGCAAGGAGCACGGGCTCGAAGCCGCGCAGGTGCTGCTCGGGCACGCCAAGGCCGACGTGACACAGGTGTACGCGGAACGGAATGCGGCCCTAGCCACCGCGATCGCGGCCCAGATTGGTTAA
- a CDS encoding DUF1580 domain-containing protein, which produces MADVILGPDAAPQVLTEIQAGDGLSLARAGRLFPGHRGGVAVDPSTVFRWVTAGARGTNGDRVKLEAVRVGGRWLTSHAAVARFVTVLTAVSEQPVAVPPSVTRSSNTRRKTAERAAEKLKQMGA; this is translated from the coding sequence GTGGCCGATGTCATTTTGGGACCCGACGCCGCACCCCAAGTGCTCACTGAGATCCAGGCCGGTGACGGGTTGTCCTTGGCGCGCGCCGGGCGACTGTTCCCCGGTCACCGGGGCGGTGTGGCGGTCGATCCGAGTACCGTCTTCAGGTGGGTCACGGCCGGGGCCCGGGGGACCAACGGAGATCGGGTCAAGCTCGAGGCCGTCCGCGTCGGCGGGCGCTGGCTCACGTCCCATGCCGCGGTCGCCCGTTTCGTCACGGTCCTGACCGCCGTCTCCGAGCAACCCGTCGCGGTCCCCCCTTCTGTCACTCGATCATCGAATACGCGACGGAAAACGGCGGAGCGCGCCGCCGAAAAGCTCAAGCAGATGGGCGCGTAG